One window from the genome of Mustelus asterias unplaced genomic scaffold, sMusAst1.hap1.1 HAP1_SCAFFOLD_92, whole genome shotgun sequence encodes:
- the LOC144484125 gene encoding uncharacterized protein LOC144484125 produces MWVIAIGEKFLCLISSRVETPEEQAQHQLLHIDERPFSCSHCGKRFSQSSRLAEHQLLHTHERPFSCSHCGESFSDSVHLTEHQQVHTKDRPFSCSQCGKRFTQRISLLRHQDTHTGEKPYPCSVCGKRFAHSSHLLTHKRVHTGEKLFTCSVCGKEFTRSHYLLRHRRVHTGERPFLCSVCGKRFPHSSQLVIHERVHTGERPYVCPVCGKAFASLQHLLKHRPVHTGEKPFSCSICGKRFTQSSGLLRHQYIHTGDRPFTCSVCGKGFIGSSCLQTHQRVHTGEKPFTCSVCGKGYTQVSSLQRHQRVHTATEPFTCSLCGKGFTDPSHLQRHQRVHTGEKPFTCSVCGKGYTQVSNLQRHQRVHTGERPFLCSVCGKGFAQSSGLLKHQRIHTGEKPFTCSVCGKGFTDSSYMLKHQRAHTATEPFTCSLCGKGFTDPSRLQRHQRVHTGAKPFNCSICGKGFTQYYSLLKKGKTGDHQNKTVAKKPNRKSKINFSTQRVKGFTDLSSLRIHQRVHSGERPFNCPVCGKGFTWLSSMRRHRRVHTGERPFTCSVCGKGFIDSSTLQRHQRVHTRERPFTCSVWGKRFSNSSILLIYQQVHTGEKPFTCSECGKGLNDSSTLLIYQRIHTGEKTFKCSDCGSCFRNSADLKIHQCIHTGERPFCCSHCTRRFRTSSKRLSHWRVHTGESLWHVCLVSISSDEI; encoded by the exons ATGTGGGTGATAGCAATCGGAGAGAAgttcctctgtctcatcagcagCCG CGTTGAGACGCCTGAGGAACAGgcccaacaccagctccttcacattgacgagagaccgttcagctgctcccactgcgggaagaggttcagccagtcctcccgccttgcagagcaccagctccttcacacacacgagagaccattcagctgctctcactgtggagAGTCGTTCAGCGactcagtgcatctcactgagcaccaacaagttcacaccaaggacaggccattcagctgctcccagtgtgggaagagattcactca aaggattagtctgctgagacaccaggacactcacaccggggagaagccgtacccctgttctgtttgtgggaagagattcgctcattcatctcatcttctgacacacaagcgagttcacactggggagaagctgttcacctgctcggtgtgtgggaaggaattcactcggtcTCACTATCTTCTGaggcaccggcgagttcacactggggagaggccattcctctgctccgtgtgtgggaagaggtTTCCTCATTCATCCCAGCTTGTGATACACGAgcgtgttcacacaggggagaggccttaCGTTTGCCCTGTGTGCGGGAAAGCATTTGCTTCTTTACAACACCTGCTGAAACATCGGcctgttcacaccggggagaagccattctcctgctccatttgtggcaagagattcactcagtcatctggcctgctgagacaccaatacattcacacaggggacaggccgttcacctgctctgtgtgtgggaagggattcattggtTCATcctgcctgcagacacaccagcgagttcacaccggggagaagccgttcacctgctctgtgtgtgggaagggatacacgcaggtatccagcctgcagagacaccagcgagttcacactgcgacagaaccgttcacctgctccctgtgtgggaagggattcactgatccatcccacctgcagagacaccagcgagttcacaccggggagaagccgttcacctgctctgtgtgtgggaagggatacactcaggtatccaacctgcagagacaccagcgagttcacaccggggagaggccgttcctgtgctctgtgtgtgggaagggattcgctcagtcgtctggcctgctgaaacaccaacgcattcacaccggggagaagccgttcacctgctctgtgtgtgggaagggattcactgattcatcctatatgctgaaacaccagcgagctcacactgcgacagaaccattcacctgctccctgtgtgggaagggattcactgatccatcccgcctgcagagacaccagcgagttcacactggggcaaaacctttcaactgctccatatgtgggaagggatttactcagtattacagcctgctgaaa AAGGGCAAAACTGGAGACCATCAAAACAAGACAGTCGCCAAGAAACCCAATCGGAAATCCAAGataaatttctccacccaaagagtg aagggattcactgacttatccagcctgcggatacaccagcgagtacattccggggagaggccgttcaactgtcctgtgtgtgggaaaggattcacttggttatccagcatgcgcagacacaga cgagttcacactggggagaggccattcacctgctctgtgtgtgggaagggattcattgattcatccactctgcagcgacaccagcgagttcacactagggagaggccattcacctgctctgtatggGGGAAGAGATTCAGTAATTCCTCCATTCTGCTGAtataccagcaagttcacactggggagaaaccgttcacttgttctgagtgtgggaagggactcAATGACTCATCAACCCTGCTGATAtaccagcgcattcacacggg TGAGAaaacctttaaatgctctgattgtgggagttGTTTCAGAAACTCTGCCGACCTGAAGATCCACCAGtgcattcatactggggagagaccgttctgctgctctcactgcacaaggaGGTTTCGAACATCATCCAAGCGACTGAGCCattggcgagttcacactggggagag CTTGTGGCATGTCTGCCTTGTAAGTATTTCATCGGACGAAATATAG